The genomic window ATCGCTGACGTAGGCGCCATGAACGCGAACCGGCAGTCCGGTGCCGCTGGCCATATAGAGCATGTCGCCCATTCCGAGCAGCGCTTCTGCGCCCATCTGGTCGAGGATGGTGCGCGAGTCGATCTTGCTCGACACCTGAAACGAAATCCGGGTCGGAATGTTGGCCTTGATAAGCCCGGTAATAACGTCGACGCTGGGACGCTGCGTTGCCAGAATCAAATGGATGCCTGCGGCGCGCGCCTTTTGCGCGAGTCGCGCGATCAGTTCCTCGATCTTCTTGCCGACCACCATCATCAGGTCGGCCAGCTCGTCGATGACGACCACGATGTGCGGCTCGCGGCGCAATGGCTCCGGATCGTCCGGCGTCAGGCTGAACGGGTTGTAGATGAACTCTTCGCGGGCCTTGGCCTCATCGATCTTGACGTTGTAGCCGGCCAGATTGCGCACCCCGAGCTTGCTCATGAGCTTGTACCGGCGCTCCATCTCGGCCACGCACCAGGTGAGGCCGTGAGCGGCCTGCCGCATGTCGGTGACCACCGGCGCCAGCAGGTGCGGAATGCCTTCGTAGACCGACATTTCGAGCATCTTGGGATCGATCATCAAGAGCCGAACGTCGCGCGCCTCGGCCTTGTAGAGCAACGACAAGATCATCGCGTTGATGCCGACCGACTTGCCCGAGCCGGTCGTGCCAGCCACCAGCACGTGCGGCATCTTGGCAAGGTCGGCGACGACCGGGTTGCCGATGATGTCCTTGCCGAGGCCCATCGTGAGCATCGACTTGCCCTCGTGATAGATCTGCGAGCCCAGGATTTCGCTGAGCTTGATCGACTGCCGCTTGGCGTTCGGCAACTCGAGCGCCATGAAGTTCTTGCCGGGGATGGTTTCGACCACCCGGATCGACACCAGCGACAACGAACGCGCCAGGTCTTTGGCCAGGCCGACGATCTGCGAACCCTTGACGCCGGTCGCCGGTTCGATCTCGTAGCGCGTGATCACAGGTCCAGGCGAGGCCAGCACCACGCGCACTTCAACGCCGAAGTCCTTCAACTTCTTCTCGATCATGCGAGAGGTCATTTCGAGCGTGTCGGGCGAAACCGTCTCCTGCCTCACCAACGCTGCATCGAGCAAATCGACTTGCGGCAACTTGCTGTCGGGCAATTCCTTGAAGAGCGGCTTCTGGCGCTCTTTGACGACGCGCGTGCTCTTGGGCACATCGCTCATGGCCGGCTCGATCTGCACCGGCGGCGACGGCGCGCGGCGCCTCGGCGGCGGGTCGATGCGTATCTCGTCGTCAGCTATCTCGCCGTCGTCGCCATCGCCATCGCGCGAGGCCAGATACTCATCGGCCTCCGCGCGCTCCCGGACGGCCTTCTTGCCCAATGCAATGTCGGCCGCAATCTCGCGCTTTTCGCGCCGCGATTCGAACAGCGAATACACCCGCGAGCCGATGCGTTCTGCGATCAGGCTCCACGAAAATCGGAACACCAGCGCAGAACCGATCACGCCGCAGGCAATGGCGATCAGCGCCGAGCCGGTAAAGCCCATCCACTTGACGCTCGCCGGCCCCACGAGATAGCCGAGGATGCCGCCGCCATGACCAGGCAAACGAAATTCGAGACGGTACAAGCGCGACCATTCGAGCATGGCGCTGGCGCATAGAAGCAGCACCAGCCCCGCCCAGAACGCGATACGGCTGCGGTTGAAGCGACCGCGCACCGGCTCCTCGGCGGGCGACACTTCGCCTCCGCGCAGCCAGCCGGCCAACGATGACAGCCAGACACGCAGGCCCGCCGCAAGGCACCACCAAACTGAATAGCCGGCCAGGAAGTAGCTGCCATCGGCTATCCACGCGCCGAGTCGGCCTCCCCAGTTCTTGACGTCACCGCCCGTGCCGGACGTCGACCAGGCCGCATCGGACGGGGTGAAGCTCAACATGGCGAGCAGCCAGAACAGCAGCACCACGAACCCCGCGATCAGCGTGATTTCGTGGGCGAAGCGCATCGCCTTCAGGCGCACGGGCTGCGCGTCGGCACCGGGAGAAGAAGATTGAAGCGTATTGAGCGAATAGGTCATGAAAAACGCGGCATCCAGCCCTCTACTCCAGACAACGGAGAACGGGCAACGGCCGCATGAACACTACAACGAAAAAGGCGCCTGTCGCGTTGTCAGCGACGGCACCGTCAGAAGCGCGCAACGCGCTGCGGCGCCATGCCCGTTTCAAGCCGTCTGCGGAAGTCGCAGCCGGCATGGCCGCTCAGGTCAGCGACAGCAGCCGGTCTTTAACGATCATCGAGCCATCGGGCTGCGTCTGGACAAAGCCTCGCTCTTCGAGGTCTTTCATGACTCGGCTGACCATCTCGCGCGATGCGCCCACCATCTTGGCCAAGTCCTGGCGGGAAATCTTGTCACGCACTTTGAGGTTACCCGCGCCATCGTCCACTGCGAACTCGAGCAGGGAGCGCGCGACGCGCCCATAAACATCCATCAACGCGAGCGACTCGATCTTGCGATCGGCGTGCCGCAAGCGTTGCACCAGGCCGCGCATGATGTTGTACGACATGGACGAGTTCTCGGGCAGGCAGCGCGCGAACGCTTCGCGGCCCAACATGAGGACGTCGGTCTGAACTTCAGTGCGGACGGTGGCCGAATGCGGCTCGTCGTCGATCAAGCTCATCTCGCCGATGTAGTCGCCGGGTTGCAAGGTGGCAAGAATGACTTCGCGGCCCCGGCTGTCGGTACTCATGACACGCGCTCGTCCTGTAAGGATGATGTACAGCGCATCTGATTTCTTGCCCTGCTCGACCACCATCTCCGCGCGCTTGAAGCGTTTTTTGATGATCGCATCTGCGATGCTTGCAGCCTGCATGGGAGTCAGGGCTGCGAACAGTGGGACGCGCCGGAGCAGCTCAAGATTGGACAGCATCGACATTCAATTAATCCTCGCTACCGCACGTTGTTCGACCAATTGCAAACCAATTCATTAAAGCAATCGTGCGCATTGAAAATGGAGCGCGCCCGGTATTGAACCGGGCGGTGATACTTCATACCTATCACCCTGAAAATGTACACGCTGACGCAGCGCAAATCTTAGGTTTTCTATCCATGTCCTCATCCCCACAACACGCCAAGGTCCTGATCCTGGGCTCCGGCCCGGCTGGCTACACCGCCGCCGTTTATGCGGCACGCGCCAACCTGCAACCGCTCCTCATCACCGGCATGGCTCAGGGCGGACAGCTCATGACCACGACCGAAGTCGACAATTGGCCGGCCGACGTTCACGGCGTTCAAGGCCCCGAACTGATGCAGCGTTTCCTGGAGCACGCAGAGCGGTTCAAGACGCAAATCGTGTTCGATCACATCAATAAGGTCGACTTGAGCAAGCGACCTTTCACTCTCTCCGGCGACAGCGCAACCTACACCTGCGACGCCCTCGTAATCGCCACCGGTGCTTCGGCAAAGTATCTGGGCCTCGACTCGGAACAGAAGTTCATGGGACGCGGCGTGTCCGGATGCGCAACTTGCGACGGCTTCTTTTACAAGAACCAGGAAGTTTGCGTCATTGGCGGCGGCAACACGGCGGTTGAAGAGGCACTCTATCTGTCGAATATCGCCAGCAAGGTCACTCTCGTGCACCGACGCGACAAGTTCAAGGCGGAGCCCATCTTGATCGACAAGCTCTACGAGAAAGAGCGTGAAGGCAAGATCGTACTCAAGGTCCACAACACGCTCGACGAAGTGCTGGGCGACGACTCGGGCGTGACGGGCGTTCGACTCAAAAATGCGCAAACAGGCTCGACCGAAGACATCAAGCTGCAGGGCTGCTTCATCGCGATCGGTCATCACCCCAACACCGACATCTTTGAAGGCCAGGTCGAGATGAACGGCGGCTACATCGTGACGCGCTCGGGGCTGCAGGGCTTTGCGACCATGACGAGCGTGCCGGGCGTCTTTGCCGCAGGCGATGTGCAAGACAGCATCTACCGTCAAGCCATCACCAGCGCAGGCACGGGCTGCATGGCAGCGCTCGACGCACAGCGCTTCCTCGAACAAGACGGCACGCTATAATCGCAAGCTTTGCTGAATTCGGATGCATTTTTGCACTCCGGCAAGCCGGGGTACCGCCACCCGTTTCTGGCGAGGTCAAGCTGCAAACCACCCCCAACGGATTTCGATTCGCTGCAACCGGTGCCAGCTGTTCATGAAGGAGCGTCCACATGGCACGCGTATGTCAAGTCACGGGTAAGGGCCCGATGGTCGGAAACAATGTTTCCCACGCCAACAACAAAACCAAGCGCCGGTTCTTGCCGAACCTGCAATACCGTCGTTTCTGGGTCGAGACAGAAAACCGCTGGATTCGCCTGCGTGTTTCAAGCGCTGCTTTGCGCCTGATCGACAAAAACGGCATCGACGCCGTGCTCGCAGATCTGCGCGCACGCGGCCAAGCTTAAGGAGCTAAATCATGGCAACGAGCAAAGGCGGACGCGAAAAGATCAAGCTGGAATCCACTGCGGGTACCGGCCATTTCTATACGACCAGCAAGAACAAGAAGACGATGCCTGAAAAGATGTCGATCATGAAGTTTGACCCCA from Variovorax sp. PAMC28562 includes these protein-coding regions:
- the rpmB gene encoding 50S ribosomal protein L28, producing the protein MARVCQVTGKGPMVGNNVSHANNKTKRRFLPNLQYRRFWVETENRWIRLRVSSAALRLIDKNGIDAVLADLRARGQA
- a CDS encoding DNA translocase FtsK, whose protein sequence is MTYSLNTLQSSSPGADAQPVRLKAMRFAHEITLIAGFVVLLFWLLAMLSFTPSDAAWSTSGTGGDVKNWGGRLGAWIADGSYFLAGYSVWWCLAAGLRVWLSSLAGWLRGGEVSPAEEPVRGRFNRSRIAFWAGLVLLLCASAMLEWSRLYRLEFRLPGHGGGILGYLVGPASVKWMGFTGSALIAIACGVIGSALVFRFSWSLIAERIGSRVYSLFESRREKREIAADIALGKKAVRERAEADEYLASRDGDGDDGEIADDEIRIDPPPRRRAPSPPVQIEPAMSDVPKSTRVVKERQKPLFKELPDSKLPQVDLLDAALVRQETVSPDTLEMTSRMIEKKLKDFGVEVRVVLASPGPVITRYEIEPATGVKGSQIVGLAKDLARSLSLVSIRVVETIPGKNFMALELPNAKRQSIKLSEILGSQIYHEGKSMLTMGLGKDIIGNPVVADLAKMPHVLVAGTTGSGKSVGINAMILSLLYKAEARDVRLLMIDPKMLEMSVYEGIPHLLAPVVTDMRQAAHGLTWCVAEMERRYKLMSKLGVRNLAGYNVKIDEAKAREEFIYNPFSLTPDDPEPLRREPHIVVVIDELADLMMVVGKKIEELIARLAQKARAAGIHLILATQRPSVDVITGLIKANIPTRISFQVSSKIDSRTILDQMGAEALLGMGDMLYMASGTGLPVRVHGAYVSDEEVHRVVAYLKSQGEPDYIEGVLEGGSVDGEDLSMSGDASAEKDPMYDQAVEVVLKNRKASISLVQRHLKIGYNRAARLVEDMEKAGLVSSMSTNGQREILVPARAE
- the rpmG gene encoding 50S ribosomal protein L33 — translated: MATSKGGREKIKLESTAGTGHFYTTSKNKKTMPEKMSIMKFDPKARKHVEYKEIKLK
- the trxB gene encoding thioredoxin-disulfide reductase; this encodes MSSSPQHAKVLILGSGPAGYTAAVYAARANLQPLLITGMAQGGQLMTTTEVDNWPADVHGVQGPELMQRFLEHAERFKTQIVFDHINKVDLSKRPFTLSGDSATYTCDALVIATGASAKYLGLDSEQKFMGRGVSGCATCDGFFYKNQEVCVIGGGNTAVEEALYLSNIASKVTLVHRRDKFKAEPILIDKLYEKEREGKIVLKVHNTLDEVLGDDSGVTGVRLKNAQTGSTEDIKLQGCFIAIGHHPNTDIFEGQVEMNGGYIVTRSGLQGFATMTSVPGVFAAGDVQDSIYRQAITSAGTGCMAALDAQRFLEQDGTL
- a CDS encoding Crp/Fnr family transcriptional regulator; the encoded protein is MSMLSNLELLRRVPLFAALTPMQAASIADAIIKKRFKRAEMVVEQGKKSDALYIILTGRARVMSTDSRGREVILATLQPGDYIGEMSLIDDEPHSATVRTEVQTDVLMLGREAFARCLPENSSMSYNIMRGLVQRLRHADRKIESLALMDVYGRVARSLLEFAVDDGAGNLKVRDKISRQDLAKMVGASREMVSRVMKDLEERGFVQTQPDGSMIVKDRLLSLT